The following are encoded together in the Thunnus albacares chromosome 7, fThuAlb1.1, whole genome shotgun sequence genome:
- the fam107b gene encoding protein FAM107B isoform X1, with product MTTMFRYPVFPHLQDPRDPGLSVSPGRSVMAEPDYLEGDCDELIKPKKLINPVKNSRNHQDLHRELLMNQKRGLAPQNKPELQKVLEKRKREQVIKAQKEEQEAHKKRSDLEIELMKRQQKLEQLELEQQKIEEEQENTPEFVKMKSNLRRTKQEADGEERTT from the exons ATGACGACAATGTTCAGATATCCCGTCTTTCCTCATCTGCAGG ATCCGCGTGACCCTGGTCTGTCCGTGTCACCAGGGAGAAGTGTCATGGCGGAGCCAGACTATCTGGAGGGTGACTGTGATGAGCTCATCAAACCCAAGAAGCTGATCAACCCAGTCAAGAACTCTCGTAACCACCAGGACCTGCACCGAGAGCTGCTCATGAACCAGAAGag GGGTCTGGCTCCTCAGAACAAACCGGAGCTCCAGAAGGTTctggagaagagaaagagggagcaAGTCATCAAGGCTCagaaggaggagcaggaggccCACAAAAAGAGGAGTGACCTGGAGATAGAGCTCATGAAAAGACAACAGAAACTAGAGCAG CTGGAGCTGGAGCAACAGAAAATCGAGGAGGAACAGGAGAACACCCCTGAATTTGTGAAGATGAAGAGCAACCTGCGCAGGACCAAGCAGGAGGCTGACGGGGAGGAACGAACCACCTAA
- the fam107b gene encoding protein FAM107B isoform X2 yields the protein MAEPDYLEGDCDELIKPKKLINPVKNSRNHQDLHRELLMNQKRGLAPQNKPELQKVLEKRKREQVIKAQKEEQEAHKKRSDLEIELMKRQQKLEQLELEQQKIEEEQENTPEFVKMKSNLRRTKQEADGEERTT from the exons ATGGCGGAGCCAGACTATCTGGAGGGTGACTGTGATGAGCTCATCAAACCCAAGAAGCTGATCAACCCAGTCAAGAACTCTCGTAACCACCAGGACCTGCACCGAGAGCTGCTCATGAACCAGAAGag GGGTCTGGCTCCTCAGAACAAACCGGAGCTCCAGAAGGTTctggagaagagaaagagggagcaAGTCATCAAGGCTCagaaggaggagcaggaggccCACAAAAAGAGGAGTGACCTGGAGATAGAGCTCATGAAAAGACAACAGAAACTAGAGCAG CTGGAGCTGGAGCAACAGAAAATCGAGGAGGAACAGGAGAACACCCCTGAATTTGTGAAGATGAAGAGCAACCTGCGCAGGACCAAGCAGGAGGCTGACGGGGAGGAACGAACCACCTAA
- the LOC122985286 gene encoding glycine cleavage system H protein, mitochondrial-like — protein MAVCGLFRSLSSNFSTVLPLLTRSAPLSPLRLAPAPYFRRTLASSSRVSAALKFTDKHEWIRVEDDGVGTVGISKFAQEALGDVVYCGLPEVGTQLAQQDEFGALESVKAASELYSPLTGEVVEVNTLLADNPGLVNKSCYKDGWLMKMTIANPAELEALMDEAAYERYIRSIED, from the exons ATGGCCGTCTGTGGGCTGTTCCGCTCGCTGTCTTCTAACTTTTCTACAGTTTTGCCTTTACTTACTCGGTCGGCACCGCTTTCTCCGTTGCGACTGGCACCAGCGCCTTATTTTCGAAGAACATTAGCCTCTTCCAGCCGGGTTTCAGCAG CACTTAAATTCACAGACAAGCACGAATGGATTCGAGTAGAAGACGATGGAGTCGGGACTGTCGGCATCAGCAAGTTTGCACAA GAGGCTCTGGGAGATGTGGTTTACTGTGGACTGCCAGAGGTGGGAACACAGCTGGCTCAGCAAG ATGAGTTTGGAGCTCTGGAAAGTGTAAAGGCTGCCAGTGAGCTCTATTCCCCTTTGACTGGAGAAGTGGTGGAGGTCAATACGCTTCTGGCAGACAACCCTGGTCTGGTTAACAAATCCTGCTACAAAGATG GTTGGCTGATGAAGATGACCATCGCCAACCCTGCTGAGCTTGAGGCTCTGATGGATGAGGCAGCGTACGAGAGATACATCCGCTCCATTGAGGACTAA
- the si:ch1073-390k14.1 gene encoding deoxyribodipyrimidine photo-lyase, with protein MPSPVVGGAEDSKAVVRKMLREVLVGREDPEGFFAMCVSVLGHQETRSQFLSLIQPLSTANSSLHSVLTSIYREYFTKTEEDELELALTLSLLDMQDHQPSTPSQESRLQLPGNRPNQSSSVHLTSVSNSQGNSYTQVVDEAGRRKNTNLPQTGPWGKVSPTQTTRESELQKSTHFDKYNKETPGMSQTVCVSRQSASFSKQDTVREGDQLMDSGELNQSEKSKRSKNRRQRRKGGSQQVVGLPCSPSAPAPVLLWFRRDLRLCDNPALCGSLEVGAPIIPVFIWSPEEEEGPGITVAMGGACKYWLHQALSCFCSSLERIGSHLVFLKANGEGNEAGSSLRTLKELVKDTGARTVLANALYEPWLKERDDMVVSALQKDGVECKMFHSYCLRDPYSVSTEGVGLRGIGSVSHFMTCCRQNTGSALGAPLDPPVSLPTPAHWPLGVSLETLGLARMPRRKDGTMIDWAANIRKSWDFSEEGAHARLEAFLHDGVYRYEKESGRADAPNTSCLSPYLHFGQLSPRWLLWDAKGARCRPPKFQRKLAWRDLAYWQLTLFPDLPWESLRPPYKALRWSSDHGHLKAWQRGRTGYPLVDAAMRQLWLTGWMNNYMRHVVASFLIAYLHLPWQEGYRWFQDTLVDADVAIDAMMWQNGGMCGLDHWNFVMHPVDAAMTCDPCGSYVRKWCPELADLPDELIHKPWKCPASMLRRAGVVFGQTYPERIVTDLEVRRSQSLQDVALVRKEFGQYVDKRTGCDLVPLPPRLVSEALGLSHSTGGVVTAGKQFLLPVITRMEFKHQLEDPDADAASNPYNAVLKGYVSRKRDETIAFLNERDFTASVMYEGTQRKERLESDYRRMEGLPRPPAPRGRARRTPTAKDRFSIVPGGAVTSLR; from the exons ATGCCTTCTCCAGTGGTCGGCGGCGCCGAGGATAGCAAAGCTGTAGTGAGAAAGATGTTGAGGGAAGTGCTGGTGGGTCGAGAGGATCCAGAGGGCTTCTTTgcgatgtgtgtgtctgtcttggGGCACCAGGAGACCCGCTCACAGTTTCTGTCCCTCATCCAGCCCCTGTCCACGGCCAACAGCTCCCTGCACTCCGTCCTCACCTCCATCTACCGGGAATATTTCACTAAG ACTGAAGAGGATGAACTGGAACTGGCATTGACCCTCTCTCTACTTGACATGCAAGATCACCAGCCATCAACCCCCAGCCAAGAGTCCCGACTTCAGCTACCTGGGAACAGACCAAATCAGAGTAGCTCTGTTCATTTGACCTCAGTGTCTAATTCTCAGGGAAATAGTTACACCCAGGTGGTTGATGAAGCTGGCAGGAGAAAAAACACCAACTTGCCACAAACTGGACCCTGGGGCAAAGTGAGCCCAACACAGACCACTCGAGAGTCTGAGCTTCAGAAAAGCACACATTTTGACAAATACAATAAGGAGACACCAGGAATGAGTCAGACAGTGTGTGTCTCCAGACAATCTGCCTCATTCTCCAAGCAAGACACGGTTCGAGAAGGTGACCAGTTGATGGATTCAGGAGAGTTGAATCAATCAGAGAAATCAAAACGCTCTAAGAACAGGCGGCAGCGACGTAAAGGAGGTAGCCAGCAGGTTGTAGGTTTGCCCTGCTCTCCATCAGCGCCAGCACCTGTATTGTTATGGTTCCGCAGGGACTTGCGACTTTGTGACAACCCTGCCCTCTGTGGCTCATTGGAGGTGGGTGCACCCATCATTCCTGTCTTCATTTGGAGccctgaagaggaggagggaccTGGGATTACTGTGGCTATGGGGGGAGCTT gTAAATACTGGCTTCACCAAGCCttgtcttgtttctgttcatctCTGGAGCGCATTGGCAGCCATCTTGTCTTTCTCAAGGCCAATGGAGAGGGGAATGAGGCTGGATCTTCTCTGCGTACCCTTAAAGAGCTGGTAAAGGACACTGGGGCGAGAACTGTGCTGGCTAATGCACTCTATGAGCCCTGGCTGAAAGAGAGGGATGACATGGTGGTGTCAGCTCTGCAGAAGGATGGTGTTGAATGCAAGATGTTCCACTCTTACTGTCTCAGAGACCCTTACTCTGTCAGCACGGAGGGAGTTGGACTCAGAG GAATAGGTTCAGTGTCCCACTTCATGACCTGCTGTAGACAGAACACAGGGTCCGCGTTAGGGGCTCCCCTGGATCCTCCTGTATCTCTTCCTACACCTGCCCACTGGCCTCTGGGGGTCTCTTTGGAAACGTTAGGCCTGGCACGCATGCCCCGCAGGAAAGATGGCACAATG ATTGATTGGGCAGCTAACATTCGTAAGTCGTGGGATTTCAGTGAAGAAGGAGCACACGCCCGGCTAGAGGCCTTTCTTCATGATG GTGTGTATAGATATGAAAAAGAGTCAGGCAGAGCGGATGCTCCAAATAccagctgtctgtctccctACCTTCACTTTGGTCAGCTCAGCCCTCGCTGGTTATTGTGGGATGCCAAAGGGGCACGCTGCCGACCACCGAAATTTCAACGCAAACTGGCATGGAGAGACTTGGCTTACTGGCAGTTAACACTGTTTCCTGACCTTCCCTGGGAATCTCTCAGGCCTCCATACAAG GCTCTACGGTGGAGCAGTGATCATGGCCACCTTAAGGCTTGGCAGCGAGGTCGAACAGGCTATCCTCTGGTGGATGCAGCCATGAGGCAGCTTTGGCTGACTGGCTGGATGAACAACTACATGAGACATGTGGTGGCGTCTTTTCTCATCGCATATCTCCATTTGCCCTGGCAAGAAGGCTACCGCTGGTTCCAG GACACTCTGGTGGATGCAGATGTTGCCATAGATGCTATGATGTGGCAGAATGGAGGCATGTGTGGTCTGGATCACTGGAACTTCGTAATGCATCCCGTTGATGCAGCAATGACCTGTGACCCCTGCGGCAGCTATGTTAGGAAATGGTGTCCTGAACTTGCAGATTTGCCCGATGAGCTAATTCACAAACCCTGGAAATGTCCTGCATCCATGCTTCGACGTGCAG GTGTGGTGTTTGGCCAGACCTATCCTGAGCGAATAGTAACAGACctggaggtgaggaggagtcaGTCTCTGCAAGATGTGGCTCTGGTGCGGAAAGAGTTTGGACAGTATGTGGACAAGCGCACAGGCTGTGACTTGGTGCCTCTGCCCCCACGCCTAGTCTCTGAGGCCCTGGGGTTATCGCACAGCACTGGGGGTGTGGTGACGGCAGGCAAGCAGTTCCTTCTGCCTGTTATCACCCGTATGGAATTCAAACACCAGCTAGAAGATCCGGATGCAGATGCTGCCTCAAATCCCTACAATGCTGTGTTGAAGGGATATGTGAGCCGCAAGAGGGATGAGACCATTGCTTTCCTCAATGAGAGAGACTTTACTGCCAGTGTAATGTATGAGGGAACCCAGAGAAAGGAGAGGCTGGAGAGTGATTATCGCAGAATGGAGGGACTCCCTCGACCTCCTGCGCCACGGGGCAGGGCGAGGCGAACTCCAACTGCCAAGGACAGGTTCTCTATAGTACCTGGTGGGGCGGTTACATCACTCAGGTGA